A window of Nocardiopsis sp. Huas11 genomic DNA:
CGTTCAGGTCTTTGGTGAGGGCGGTGGGGACGGTGTCGGCGAGGTGGTGGCGTAGGGCGGGTGGGAGTGCGTTGCCCAGGGTTTTGTGCAGGTGTGCGGTCAGGTCGGGGTGGGTCCAGTGTCTGGCGAGGGTGTCGGCGTAGTCGCGGCCGAGGTCGCGGGCTTGAGCATCGCCCAGGGTGTGGCCGAACTGGCGTTGGAAGAGGTCGGCGAAGTCTTCGCGGAGTTGGTCGCGGTTGGTGGTGTTGGCCCAGCTGCCGATGCCGGGGACGTCGTTGGGGCTGTAGGGGGTGGCCATCTCGTCGGTGTGCCGCCCGAGCACCTCCGCGAGATCGTCGTTGAGTCCGGGCGGTGGTGAGGGCGGACCCGCGTCCGGTGTCGTCGCCGGCCGGGGGCCCGGCTCGGGCGTGGGAGAGGTGTCGGGGTCGGCTCTGGGTGCGGGAGCGGGTGCGGGATCCGGTCGCGGCTCGGGAACCGGGGTCGGCTCGGGAACCCTGTTCGGCCCGGGTACGGGAGTCGGTTCGGGCGTCGCTCTGACCGGTGGCCCGTCGGGTTCCGGGACGGGGTTGGTGGTGGGTGGGGTGTTGGGGGGTGGGTCGGGGAGGTGTTTGAGGTCGTCGAGGTTGGTGCGGATGAGGGTGCGGATCTGGTTGGAGAGGATGGTTTCGGCTCCGGCTGAGAGGCCGGCGGAGAGGAGTCCTTCGATGACGGCGCCCAGGTGCGCCATCTTGGTCATGTCGTGGTCCCATTCGGTGCGGGTGCCGTTGGCGATCTGGATGCGTTGGATGATGCTGTCCAGGCTCGCGAAGATTTGGCTGATGATCTGGTGGCCGGGGACGGTGAGGAGGAACCAGGACAGGATGCGGCGGATGAGGAGGCTGCGGATGGCTTTGAAGACGGGGATCATCTTCAGTGAGGCGCCGAAGGTCCAGTAGGCGGAGGCGATGGCCCAGGCGATCTCGATGAGGAGTTGGACGAGTTGGCCGATGACCATCATGGCCATGTATTCGGCGTTGGCTGCGGCTTTGCGTAGTTCGCGGCCCATGTCGGCGGCGATCTGGCCGGCTTTGCCGATGTAGTCGTTGTCTCCGGTGGTGAACTGGGCGACGGAGCGGTCGAAGTAGTCGGCGGCTTGTCCGGAGAAGTCGGTGCGCACCTTGCGGCGGATGTGGGTGAGGATCTCGGTGAGTTGGTGGGTGATCTGGGTGCCGGTGGTTTCGTAGAGGTCGGCGGTGGTGCGTAGGGCGCGGGGGTCGGCGGAGGGCATGACGATGCCGGTGAGGGTGGCCAGGGTGTATCTGGCGGTGTTGTTCATGTCGTGGTCGAGGGGCATGCGGGGTCACCTCCAGGGCCGGTTCCCGCCGCACATCAGGGCACGAACACGTCTGCGCCCGCTCGTGTCGCGCCTGGCCGGATCGCGTTCCGGGCGTGGATGAACGTAACACCGCGACCCCCGAATGTGGAAGTGCTTGGCAATCCTTGTTTGCTTACGTTCGTATGTATGGTCTTGGTTGCGATCGCTCTCTCGGTTGGGAGCCCGCGACGCCCCGGCACCGGGCAGGTCGTGGTCGCGGCGCGGTCGGGTCGCTCGGCCGACGGGCCCTTCGGGGCATGCCCATTGTCGAACCGGCGCGCGGAATCCCGGGTATCCGTGAATCGACCGTGAAAACGATTCAGTGTCCGTGGCGTGCATGACCACGGCACGGGGCTGACCATCGCACTTCCCTGGTTCGCGCTCTTCTCTGGAGAGCTCCGGGCGGGGCACTGCACATTCCTTCGACAGAAGATCGGTGCCCTTCCGTTGCGGGGCGATTGTGAAGCGTGATAAAAGATGGCATCCGGGTCGCCCGCCGGGTTTCGATATTGGTCGATGTCCGGTGGGGAGTCTTCCCGCACGACTCTGTGTCGCCGATCGAGGGAAAGTGGGAGGCCGGCATGTCCGTCCGCACTGGTGTGGCGAGTGTCGTCCGAAGTGACCGGGGTGCGGTGTGGACCGCCTCGTCCCCGGCCCCGGAACCTTCCCCCGCGGCCCCGGCGGGTGGCATGGCCGCGGAGGAGGAGCGGATCGCCGGGGCCGCGCTCGCCGAACTCCCCGAGGGCGGGGTGGTGGTCCTGGACGCGGGCACGGTCACCGAGTGCCTCGCCGCCCGCCTGCCGCTGCACCACGGCTACACGGTCGTGACCAACTCGGTGTCGGTGGCCTCGGTCCTGGCCGCGCGCACCGACCTCACCGTCCACCTGATCGGCGGACGCCTCGATCGCAGGGCGGGAGCAGCCCTGGCCACCAGCCGCGAACTGGAGGGCCTCCATGCCGACGTCGCCTTCGTCGTCCCGGCCGGTGTCTCCTTCGACCGCGGCCTGACCAGCACCGACCCCGTCCAGGGGCGGAGCAAGCGGGCGCTCATGGACGCCGCGCGCACCGTCGTGGCCCTGGCCGACCACACCCGTGTCGACCACGACCACATGTCCCGCTTCGCCGACCTCCACGAGGCCGACTGCCTCATCACCGGCACTGAACTGGACCCCGACTCCGCGGCGCGCCTGGGTACCCGCGTCCTGCGGCTGCTGCGGGCCTGAGCGACGGATCGCGAGCGTCCCGCCGAGGCGAGGCGGCCGGGCGCCCCGGCTCCGGCGGCCACGGATCACCCTCGGCGGTCGCAGCTCCGGAAGAACGCCGTGCGCCGCGCCCCTCATGTGGTTTCGTGTGTGCTTCGGTGATCGGTGGCCCTCTGGTGAAATGCATGCGCATCTCCGTGAACAGAGGGTTTGAGGAGGGTGCTGAGGGGGCTTGCTCAGGGTGTAACCCTGCTATAAAGTCAACCAAAACCAATAAAGACCACATGATTTGGCAAGGGCTGTGTCGCAGGTCCGGGCCGTGCCGTGGGTCGTCCTCCGCTGTACGGGCGAGGTCGGCGGTACGGGCCGGCGTCCCCCGCCGGCCCGCCGTCGCGCCCCACGGGAACGGTGGTCGGACCCGGCGCGGGACACGGCCGAAACCGTTCCGCCCGAGCCGGCCGACCACCTCGCCGCTGCCTTCACCCGCCCCTTCCCCGCCCCTTCCCCCGCCGCCCGAGGCCACGGCAGCGGAACCCCCACCGAACGGAGTGGCGACCGTGATGAGATCCAGGGTCTCCACCGCCTCCCGAAACGCGGCATTCGCGGGATGCCTCGTCGCACTCCTGCTGTCCACCGCGTGCGCGACCACCGCCGAGGGCGAGCCCCCGGCTCCGGAGCCGTCTCCGACCGCCCAGGCACGGACGACGAGGCCGCCGCGCTCGCCGCTACACGGGCATGTGGGAGGCCGTCGTCACCGCTTCCCACGACGGGACCGACGGCTCCGCCGAGCTCGAACGCCACGCGGTCGACGGGGCCTCTGGCCCTCATGACCCAGGCGCTGCGGGACGCGCGCCAGACCGGAGGCGACGTCTCCGGTGAGCCCGTGCTGGACCCCGAGGTGCTGATCGAGTCCTCCGGCAGCGCACAGGTCACCGACTGCCTCGACGACTCCTCCTGGCGCCTGTCCGCGCAGTCCGCGTCCGCGGAACCGCGACGGGTGGACGCCGGCCTTGTTCACGACGGACTCGCCTGGCGCGTGTCCGACCTTCGGATCTGGGAGCCCGGAACATGCTGAAAACGCACAGGTACGGCCGCAATCACGGTCATGGCGGTCGTGCTGACCGTCCCCGCCCCCGGCCGCCGCCGACCCTTCGTCGTTCCTCGGCCAGGTCGAGTGCGGGAGCACCGGCGGCCCCGGGTGCGCGGTCCTGCTCCGCTGGTGGCAGACACAGGGGCGGCACCCCGGCAAACCCCCCGGCACCCCCGGTGCCCCGGGTTCCGGGGGAACGGGGTCAGGACCGCCGAGCCCGGACCCTAACGACTTCGGTCGACTGGAACGCGATCGACTGGAGAACGAGGTCGACTGGGACTCGATCCCCTGGGACGAGATCGACTGGGACGCGGTCGACTACGACGGCGAGGGCGAACCGCCCACCGACCCCGTGACCCTCATCCAGGAGTCCATCGCCTCCTTCGAACTCCCCGCGCCGCGCATCAGCACCTCGCCCGACCCCGACGGCCTCGTTGCTCGTCCACACGCCGGTCTGGCTTGTGGGTCGAGGAGGAGGACTGGGCCGACGCGGTCGCCACGGCCGAGATCCCCGGCTGGTTCGCTGTCGATCACCGCGACCCCCTCCGGACCCACTGGACCATGGGCGACGGCACGGAGATCGTCTGTGAGGGGCCGGGCACCCCGTACGAACCCGGCCGTCCACGCCCCGAGGCCGAGTCGCCCGACTGCGGCCACGTCTACACCCGGGCCTCCATCGGCCAGGACGACGGCGCCTACACCGTCACGCGGCCATCAACTGGGAGGTCGCCTGGGAGTTCTCCGACGGAACGAACGGCACGCTCGACACCCGCCGCGACGTCCTCCGAGGTCGCCCGTCACGGTCGAGGAAGCACAAGACTGGTTCTCCGGCTCCGGCCGCTGACCGTGGAAGGCACTGGAGAACGACATGGTGGGCACAAGCACCGGCCCGACGAGCCGCACCCGACCCAGCCCGGCGCCGCCGGTCCGGCTTCCTGGGCAGCGGGCCGCGGCGATGGCGCTGGCTGGTCCTGGGCCTGGCCCTGGCCACGACCGGCGCCCTGGCGGGCGTCACCGCCGTCGAACGGCTCGACCAGCGCCAGGGGGTCCTGGTGGCCGAGGGCGACCTGCCCGCCGGGCACTGGTGGGCGCCGGCGACCTCAAGGTCGTCCGGCTCACCGTGGCCGACGGGGTCTCCGTCATCGGGAGCAGGAGCTGGAGCAGGTCACGGCCGTCCGCTGACCGTCCCCGTGGCCGACGGCTCCGTCCTGGCCGCCACGGCGCTCGGACCCGACGCGGCCTACCCGCCGCCGAGGAAGCGGTCGTGGGCGCCGCTCTCCCACCAGGCCGCTACCCCTCCTCCTCCCAGGCCGGCTCGGCGGTGTCCGTCGTGCTGATCGCCGAGGACGGCGGCGGCCGAGGACGGCGGGGCCGAGGCCTACCCCCGCCCGGGTCGAGAGCGTGGAGCCCTCCGCCACCGACGGCTCGGTGATCGTCGAACTCGCCGTCGCCGCCCTGGACGCCGCCCGGATCTCCTCCGCCGCCGCGACCGAGAGCGTCGCCGTCGTCCAGGTCCCGCCCAGGGGAGGCGCCTGATGACCAGAACCGTGGCCCTGTTCTCGCTCGGCGGCGCCCCGGCGTCACCCTGGCCGCCATGGCCCTGGCCGCGGTATGGCCCGAGGACTCCGGCGCCGTCCTGGTCGAGGCCGACGGCCTCGGCGGTCATCGTGCGCCTGGCGCGCGCTCCAGAGCCTCGCCGGGCTGTCCGTCGCGGCCGCACTGCGCCCGGGGCGGACCGGCGGGCCGGGCGGGTCGCCGACCACGCCCAGACCGTCCCCGGCGGGCTCCCGGTCTGCCCGTCGCCGCCCTCGCCCGTCCGCGCGGCGGGGCCGTCCGGCTGCTCGCCCAGAGCCTCGGCCCGCAGCACAAGGCGCTGCAGGTGTTGCGCGTTGTCTTCGAGTCGGGCCGCGTGCCCGGCGGCCGCCTCGGCGGTGCGTGTGGCGGCTTCACTCCTGGTCCGGGCCTCTTCGGCGCGGGCGTGGGCGGTCTCGTGCGCGCGGTTCGCCGCCGCGGCCCGCTCCTCCAGCTCCTCGACGCTGGCTCGGAGGTCGTCGACCGCCGTCTGCGCCCGTGCGTCCTCCTCCGCGCGCAAGGTGAGGTCGTGCGTGAGCCGGTCGAGCCGGTCCCGTACCTCGGAAAGCTCAGCGGACGCGGGGTGTGCGGAGTGGTCCCGCGCGGAGTCCCCGTGCCCAGCGCCGTGCGCGCGTTCGGTGGAGCCGTCCTGTCCCACCTCCCTCCGCCCGGTGGCGTTCCCGCGAGCCGCGGTGCCGTCCGTCCCGGTACTCCCGGGCTCATACGGGACCGTCGGCTCGGCGGGATCCCCCTGCCTCCGCTCTCCCCGTTCCGGGACGGCGCTTCCCTCGGTGGAGTCCGTGGTGCTGTGGGCGGACCCGTCGGACTGAGGTTCTCGCGTGTTCCGGTCGTGGGTGGATTCGGGGGGCGCGGCCGCGCTGCCCGTGCGTTCGGAGCCGAGGCCGGAGCCAGGGCCGGACGGCGACCCCTGATCGGGGGAGGTCTGCCGGGCTTCGGTTTCCAGACGGGACGACCGCGAGGTCAGCTCGTCGATCTCCGCGACGAGACGGGAGGTCTCCCTGTGTCGGGTGTCGAGTTCGCCCTCGGCTCGGGTGAGGTCGGCGGCCGCGGTACTCGCCTGCTCGCCGACCCGTGCGGCGCCGGTCTCGGCCTCGCCCGCCGTGGAACGCAGATCCTGGTACCGCACGGTGAGGGCGGCCGCCTCCTCGGCCGCATGGCCGGCGGTCGCGGCGGCGTCGTCGGCCGACTCGCGGGCCGCTTCGGCCTCACTCTCGGCCCGGGCTCGTTCGCCGTCGGCTCCGGCGGACGCCAGCCGCGCGGCCGGAACCTCGTGGTCCGCCAACCGGGAGACATCGCGCTCCCTGTTCGAGACCTCCTCGCGCAGGCGCCCGATCCGCTCCTCCACGGCGGGGATCTGCGCGCGGGTTCGGTCCGCCCGGTCCTGTAGGTCCGCCGCCGCCCTGCCCGTCATGTCGGCCCGTTCGGTCGCGGCCCGTTCGGCGGTGTCACGGATCTCGTGGTCTCGGGAACCGGCCCGGTCCGCCTCCTGGACGGTGGTGCCGGTGCCGGTGCCGGTGCCCGCGTCGGGGGTGGACCGCGTGGTGGGACGGGCAGCGCGGTGTCACCGGTGGACTCGGTGGCGGGGACGGCCGAACGGCCTCCCCTGGGAACGCCGTGTTCAACTGGGACCGGAACCTGTCGGTGAAGCCCTGCGGACCGGTGTCGGTGGTCGTGGCGGGCGGACCCCGCCGTGCCGCCGGGGGCGTCGGTGGCGGTCCGGTTCCGCGCCGCGTCGCGCACCGCGTTTCAGCGCCTCCACCCAGGAGTCCTGCGCTGCTCGAACGCCGCGCGCCGCGTCTCGTAGGTGCCCTCCAGATCGCTGTACGGGCCCTGAGTCCCGCGTCGTCCCGGCGCGGCCGCGTACTCCGCCGCGCCGAACTCCAGGGGCAGTCGCGCCTCCAGGTACTTCTTCTCGGCACTGTTCAGCTCCTTCTGCGCGTCCTCCAGCCGCTTTGCGGACCCCGGCCATCCCGTCGGCTTCGGCCTGGCTCATGATCCCCATGCGGACGGCGTCGCCCTGGTGACCCACGCGGTCGTCCTGGTCGTGGTGTCCCGAGCTGCCCAGCGGGCGGGCCCGGCGGGGGGACGGCCGAACAGTCCGCGCACCTTTGTCCCCGACGTAGCCCGCGGCCCGGGAGAAGGCGGAGTCGCGCAGCTCCGACCTGGCGCCGATGCCCCACGTGGTGTCGAACTCCACCAGCAGGAGGGGGCCGATCCGGGTGCGCTGGGAGTGGGCGGAAGCTGCGCGTCACGCCCTGGCCGACGCGCCCCCCGACTTCGCGCCTTCCCGCGCCTCCCGCGCCGCCGTGGTAAGATCCCGGTGCGGGGGTCGGGAGGCACGCCGGGCTGCTCGGTGCGTCGGAAGCGATGGCCTCGGCTCCCGTGGTCCGGGAGGTCCCGTGCGCGACGGTCCGACGCGGACGAGTTCCCCTCGATGCCGGAGTCGGTGATCCGGCCGCTCGGCGCGACGTCGAGGATGCGCGCCGAGGCCGGGTCGGGCAGGGCCCCGGACGCCTCAGGTGGTCCGGCCCATCCGGGGAAGCTCGGTCTCCCCGGTCCACGGCTCCGGGTGGAGGGCCTTGAGCGCCAGGTGCCCCAGGGCCTGGTCGAGGGCGTTGTACCGGGAACCGAAACCCGAGCGCGGCCGCGTTGTGGTCGCGGGCCGCGCGCAGCGCCTCGGGCGTGTACCGGCCGTCTCGGACGGCGTCCGGCGGAGGGGACCAGCCCAGCGACCTGGCCACCACGATGTGGGCGGTGTCGCGGACCTGCTGTCCGTGGTCGTCGATCGCGGCGGGGACGACGAGTCCGTCCGCGAAGCGGGGGCGCCGGTCGCTGTGGTGGGCCTGGGACCAACTGGCGCATCATGTCCGGTGCAGCGAATGCGTGGTCCCCGTTGAACGGGGTGCTCCGGAGCGGTGCCGTGTCCTTGCGTTCGTCGTGGGATGAGGTGCGCGGAGGGTGCGGTGTCTCGGCGTCCCCGGGCACGGTGGTGTCCGCGAAGTCGAGGTAGGAGATCGGATAGAGGGTGTCCACCCGGCCGCCGTCTCCGCTGCCGCCGAAGTTCCGGCGCTCCCCGCTGCCGGGCTGCTCGCCCAGAGCCCTGGTGAGCAGCGGTTGGCGGTCGGAGATCTCCAGTTCGAGGTTCAACCGGCTGTCGTGGCTCAGCTTGGCGTAGGGGGTGTCGACGGACAGGTCGAGCCTGCGCGACCGCGACTCCTGTTCGGTCGATCCGTGGGACCGGGTGTTCGACTCCGCGACGCCGAGTGTGGGAACGAGCAGGTGGGGGCGGCTCTCCGGGCTCTGCTGGGAGGGCTGGTCGTCGCCCGGGTAGGGCAGCGGCTGCCGCACACCGCCCAGGAGACCGGCCTCGGTGGTGTCGGCCTTCGAGCGGCTCTCCGACTCCGCCTGCCGCCAGGTCTGCCGGAACTTGAACTCGTTGGAGCCGCCCAGGTACTCCACGGACGGCCGGGTGAGGTCGAGCCGGACACGGACCGTGGCGTCCACGGCGGGCGGCGCCGTGGTCGGGGAGTTGAGGTGGCCGATCGAGTGGTCGATGGGGCGGATCCTGACCGGCAGCGGAACCGACGTGTCGGTCGCGTTGCCCAGGTTCGAGTCCAGGGCGTGCAGCAGGCCCTCCCGGCTTCCCGCGGTGAGCTCCCAGCCCTGGGAGGCGAGGTCGTCCACGAGTGCCCGAAGCGCGGGTCCGGAATCGGCGGGCCGCACCCGCCGGCCCGTGTCCTCCAGACCGGGGCGTACGCGCACGCCCTCGGGCTTGGCCGGCTCGGGCTGCGGCTCCCGCACGAGTTCGCCGTCCCGTTCGACGACCCGGTCGTCCACGAGCCCCGCCTGATGGGCGTCGCGGACGTGCACCAGGCCCGTGACCAGGTCGGAGATGTTGGCGGTCCAGCCGCGGAACTGTGCGCTCCAGGGGATGGTCGGCCCGACGCTCCAGTTCTTGAGGAACTCCATGGCCTGCCGGACGGTCCCCGAGCCCGTGAAGGAGTACGCCATCGGCAGTTTGGAGGAGAAGGCGGTGGCCTCGGCGTACTTTTCGGCGGTCTTGTGCCAGCGCGCGTTGTTGAACAGGCTCTGCGAGACCTGGGGGCCGATCACGCCGATGGGCCGCAGCCCGTCGCCGTAGGTGAGCGGCCGGTCGGGGTTCGGTCCCTGGTCGGGGCGGGGGTTGTCGTTGACGCGTACCCGGCCCCCGACGACGACGTGGGCAGCCCAGGTCCGGCCCGTGCTGACGGACAGGTCGGCGCTGGTCGTGCCGCCCCGTTCGATCATCGCGTCGGACTGCTCGAACCTGTCGATGGAGGTGACGTCCAGTTCCGTCGACACCGTGGCGCGCACGTCGTGGGGCGACCACAGACCGCCGCTCATGTCCGCGCGGACACGGCTGCCGTTGGGGGAGGAGGAGAGCACCTCCGAGGAGAGCGCGTCCGGGAAGAGCCGGCCGTGGCCCCCGCCGCGGACGAGGAAGTGCTCCAGCTTGCGCCGGTAGCCGTCGTGCAGGTCGAAGCGGCGCTTGACGGCGGAGAAGCCCTCGTAGGTCTCGTCCAGAAGGCTGGTGGTCCGGACCCGTCCGTCCTCGCTCTGGACACGGAACCGGGTGCTGGAGCGCTGCACGGTGGTGGGCAGGTCCCGGATCTGTTCGGCTCGTCGCTCGCCCCTGGTCCGGGGTGCGGGTGCGGTCGTCGGCGCGGGTGCGGACGGAGGGGTGGTTGCAGACGAGCTCGTGGACGTTGTCGTGGTCGTCGGTGCGGACGCGGGTGCGGACGGAGGGGCGGTGGCGGTCGCGGAGGCAGGCGTGGTCGTGGACGTGGTCGTCGGCGCCGGGACTTCGCCGGTATCGCCGGTATCGCCGGTGTGGTCGGTCGCGACGGTGCCCGGTCCACCGGGCCGGGCGCCAGGCGCGGACCGGCCCCAGCGCCAGGGGTCACGGCGCCGGTGGACGGCGGCCGGGTCGGGGGTGGTGTTGCCTCTGATGACGCTCTCCGCCTCGGCGGTCGGGAGCGGCCGGAGGTCGGAGAGGACGGGGGTGGCGTCCGGTGCGTCGCCGGTGCCCTGGTCAGGGCGGCCCGGCGGGGTCTCCAGGGTCAGCCGGGTCGGGAAGCCGGTGTCGAGCAGGGGCAGGCCCCGCTCCCGCAGCGGGGGCGCCTGGCCGCGGACCAGGCCGATGTCGTCGAACTCGTACAACCGGGCGTGGAAGGTCGCCTGCGAGTGCCAGACGTCGGAGCCCTCCGGGAAGAAGACGATGTCGTTGACCCCGTGCGAGAATCCCTGGCCCCGGCTCTCATGCGTCGTGCGGCTGATCGGCACCGTGACCGAGGGCGTGCCC
This region includes:
- a CDS encoding DeoR/GlpR family DNA-binding transcription regulator, with amino-acid sequence MAAEEERIAGAALAELPEGGVVVLDAGTVTECLAARLPLHHGYTVVTNSVSVASVLAARTDLTVHLIGGRLDRRAGAALATSRELEGLHADVAFVVPAGVSFDRGLTSTDPVQGRSKRALMDAARTVVALADHTRVDHDHMSRFADLHEADCLITGTELDPDSAARLGTRVLRLLRA